A region from the Pseudomonas sp. KU26590 genome encodes:
- a CDS encoding YcgL domain-containing protein, whose protein sequence is MKRICSIYRSPRRNEMYLYVLKSDALERVPEELLTAFGKPQHAFNLVLSPERALAREDIHAVLANLEKQGYHLQMPPAEDDYIEHLPEELLRRNDPM, encoded by the coding sequence TTGAAACGTATTTGTTCCATTTACCGCAGCCCGCGCAGGAACGAAATGTACCTGTATGTCCTCAAGAGCGACGCCCTGGAGCGTGTGCCCGAGGAATTGCTGACCGCGTTCGGCAAGCCGCAGCACGCCTTCAATCTGGTCCTGTCGCCGGAACGCGCCCTGGCCCGTGAAGACATTCACGCGGTGCTCGCCAATCTGGAAAAGCAGGGCTACCACCTGCAGATGCCACCGGCCGAAGACGATTACATCGAGCACTTGCCCGAAGAGCTGCTGCGCCGCAACGATCCGATGTGA
- a CDS encoding D-2-hydroxyacid dehydrogenase, which translates to MRVLIAEHDYPVYTELLRQTAPEIEVLSSGNSAELSKMAAEAPIWLGQPDLLANLLRQGHKPKWLQSTWAGITPLLADGLYRDYQLTRAVGIFGQVMAEFVLTYMFVHEREVLARLVSQVERKWDNRMGRSLSGRKALIVGTGDIGRHVAQFLVPFGVELYGIASSARTEAPFVEVAALEDLPRLVAEVDFVINLLPNTAQTHDLYDAKLFACFKPSALFINVGRGTSVVDADLVEALKEGHLAGAVIDVCRQEPLPQRHPFWTAWGLLLTGHSSAPTSPPAMTQLFVDNLKAYAAGEALRGEVDFAKGY; encoded by the coding sequence ATGCGCGTTCTGATCGCCGAACACGATTACCCCGTTTACACCGAACTGCTCCGCCAGACGGCTCCCGAGATCGAAGTGCTGAGCAGCGGCAACTCCGCCGAACTGTCGAAAATGGCCGCCGAGGCACCGATCTGGCTTGGCCAGCCTGACCTGCTGGCGAATCTGCTGCGCCAGGGCCATAAACCCAAGTGGCTGCAATCGACCTGGGCCGGCATCACGCCGCTGCTGGCTGACGGGCTGTACCGCGACTATCAACTGACCCGCGCCGTCGGCATTTTCGGTCAGGTGATGGCCGAGTTCGTGCTGACCTACATGTTCGTACACGAGCGTGAAGTGCTGGCCCGGTTGGTCAGTCAGGTCGAGCGCAAGTGGGACAATCGCATGGGCCGCAGCCTGTCCGGGCGCAAGGCGTTGATCGTCGGGACGGGCGACATTGGCCGGCACGTTGCGCAGTTCCTCGTGCCGTTTGGCGTCGAGTTGTATGGCATTGCGTCGAGCGCGCGGACTGAAGCGCCGTTCGTTGAAGTCGCTGCGCTGGAGGACTTGCCGCGTCTGGTGGCCGAGGTCGATTTCGTCATCAACCTGCTGCCCAACACGGCGCAGACCCACGACCTCTACGACGCTAAACTGTTTGCCTGCTTCAAGCCTTCGGCGTTGTTCATCAATGTCGGCCGGGGCACGTCGGTGGTGGATGCGGATCTGGTCGAAGCGCTGAAAGAAGGGCATCTGGCGGGGGCGGTCATTGACGTCTGCCGGCAGGAGCCATTGCCCCAGCGTCATCCGTTCTGGACGGCGTGGGGCCTGTTGCTCACCGGTCACAGCTCGGCGCCGACTTCGCCGCCGGCGATGACCCAGCTGTTCGTGGACAACCTCAAGGCCTATGCGGCCGGTGAGGCGTTGCGCGGAGAAGTGGATTTCGCGAAGGGGTATTGA